One Burkholderia vietnamiensis LMG 10929 genomic window carries:
- a CDS encoding DUF2846 domain-containing protein translates to MKLKKLFAIGVSLSILAGCASVPMGDPQRDAELKTFNAPHDKAAIYVYRNESMGGAVKMPVTLDGKILGTTGARTYLYSEVDPGHHQLVSMAENDSTLDVDTVAGKIYYVWQEVKMGVMYARNKLQLVDDVTGQTGVKESKLTVLKSDQPDTAK, encoded by the coding sequence ATGAAATTGAAGAAATTGTTCGCGATCGGCGTTTCACTGTCGATTCTGGCCGGTTGTGCGTCGGTACCGATGGGGGATCCGCAGCGCGATGCCGAGCTGAAGACCTTCAACGCTCCGCACGATAAGGCCGCGATTTACGTGTATCGAAACGAGAGCATGGGCGGGGCCGTCAAGATGCCGGTGACGCTCGACGGGAAGATTCTCGGCACGACGGGCGCGAGGACTTACCTGTATAGCGAGGTCGACCCCGGTCACCATCAATTGGTGTCGATGGCTGAAAACGACTCGACGCTGGACGTGGATACGGTCGCAGGGAAGATTTATTACGTATGGCAGGAGGTCAAGATGGGCGTCATGTACGCCCGCAACAAGCTCCAACTCGTCGACGACGTCACTGGACAAACCGGCGTGAAAGAATCGAAGCTGACGGTTCTGAAGTCCGATCAGCCTGATACTGCCAAGTGA